In Toxoplasma gondii ME49 chromosome VIII, whole genome shotgun sequence, a single genomic region encodes these proteins:
- a CDS encoding hypothetical protein (encoded by transcript TGME49_232980) — protein MATPGRGVRSAFDPFSRRARLLAPPSAASSDALLQNSALRFRFAERDQLREGSCVARNGQRPWKGRTAVFRLGSLRPSSPLHSRTRKEFHLRRDSATSHDTPCYPYLDATRFSRSLSSLSPSLSSSSPCSPPSPVPPPSVPPSAFRPRSSSSFSSSSFSSSSSLARPPALRVSFSSPPLFSSGSSSPRSAAALDGESAPLSAPAFSAAARRYARLPPQAQPGDRPATSPGDSRVSAGCREPRASTRLKWGSWTERDEGQFDLHACKKVEKARPGLGRRAAFLAAALTRGSMCAEDMQFACTEMAGKRLSPNAPFWDEVACFVVQKCHLEIRESPVCLQPSAGSSPSSRSRSGALSIRRLVEGRQEGEGDLRGGIEGLRRCGESSRAPPSDASPSSSPFVDSSAVLHSSLLSVAGLCATVHAFARAGVTPRPLASPSPASPSPASPSPASPSPASPSVFLSPPATSFSLSSASPCRLRDSHGSLISSACAGEIYALGAMVFSEFPFAFRGSELAVLTAALVKAGFKDKAFYSSVLDFLLGTPPSPSPSSSPSSSSPSSFAGALHSEVSSFSPGPRRPPVADMVEFLDFEPRAVATLLHALATAPVELPRTSLHRVFHLFSDYLVTPYRNPIHEGQSVSFPDCGLPSSFQDIKACPVPPALSHPSSPSSHSPSSLHSPSSCASLPGSLSSSPSAPSVAPDDAYGFASFVATSGSSSASAGLAMPLGDLSLAALATVLRAFFKVRCNRPDLLEASRRHLEAVVLPSLARQAAEAPHTAETPPRSAVSQETGGASPLLFRAAVCSPRGMSVTQSLVIFFDIFSAQIAGVLSTPVAGVDARERILRGEAWGYSRQVNKRENRREAQRLHALATVSNREATMSPHAAPDSSAETAPACSEVARAEGGSRRMLRDLGGVLAPRIGGMDLGGVLTLCFALSRVAHLQGDLSELVNAIVRRARCAMQRAARDQRVASGFLQPEAGGEETRTKERETEGERQSEEAGEIGGPLPEGVEGQGWKDGEQRGRLPSQTSIHGDAKAAESSEDILMCRDVSNLAQTFARLNIADSDFLLALDAWLPFHSADLAPQDLVGILYAFRQLRHAPNLCVRDAVFFALFRATNRLLPSFTLQQLVTVLSSFSRLRGASVFPGAQATFLSVCDHLLQHSSLRFYSSSSSRSSPQSSSSSRSSPQSFSCFLPASSSLSSRHPSLSPPQSASHAGSEEATYGSQRRSESRRREGRDCRGNGGRKSLQSLHAREKTKACIELSVLHLVPLVGALGRMAVRHEPFFLAAGNFFCADGLDRAFVWDLQSLKDAYARVGYEHPELFAVIEKHLNCLPPTAVRRDRADSEI, from the exons ATGGCGACGCCTGGCCGGGGAGTCCGCTCCGCCTTCGATCCCTTCAGTCGCCGAgctcgtctcctcgcgccgccttctgccgcttcttcggATGCTCTTTTGCAGAACTCGGCTCTTCGTTTCCGGTTCGCGGAGAGAGACCAgctgagagaaggaagctgtGTGGCGAGGAACGGTCAGCGACCCTGGAAAGGGAGAACTGCTGTCTTCCGTCTTGGCTCTCTTcggccttcgtcgcctcttcaCTCGAGAACGCGAAAGGAGTTCCACTTACGGCGCGACTCTGCGACGTCTCATGACACTCCATGTTATCCATATCTCGACGCAACGCGATTTTCAcggtctctgtcttctctttctccttctctctcttcttcttctccttgttctcctccttcacctgtgcctcctccttctgttCCCCCTTCCGCCTTCCGtccccgttcttcttcttctttttcttcttcttctttttcttcttcttcttctctcgctcggcctcctgctctccgtgtctctttctcttctcctcctctcttctcctccggttcctcttctcctcgctctgccGCCGCGCTGGACGGAGAGTCTGCACCGCTTTCTGCGCCTGCCTTCTCGGCCGCGGCGAGGAGATACGCGCGCCTGCCTCCACAGGCGCAGCCTGGCGACAGACCGGCGACGTCGCCTGGCGACAGCCGCGTCTCCGCAGGCTGCCGTGAACCGCGAGCCTCCACGCGCCTGAAGTGGGGGTCTTGGAcggagcgagacgaaggccagttcgatctgcatgcatgcaaaaaggtggagaaggcCCGGCCAGGCCTAGGCCGCCGCGCGGCCTTCCTCGCGGCCGCGCTGACTCGCGGCAGCATGTGTGCCGAGGACATGcagtttgcatgcacggagaTGGCTGGGAAGCGACTGTCGCCGAATGCGCCTTTCTGGGATGAAGTCGCCTGCTTCGTCGTCCAAAAATGTCACCTCGAGATCCGCGAATCTCCCGTCTGTCTTCAACCTTCTGCAgggtcttctccctcttcgagGTCTCGTTCTGGCGCTCTCTCCATCAGACGCCTGGTCGAAGGGCGCCAAGAAGGGGAGGGAGACCTGCGCGGGGGGATTGAAGGCCTGCGGCGATGCGGAGAGAGCAGCCGCGCGCCTCCCTCAGACGCCTCGCCTTCCAGTTCCCCCTTCGTTGATTCCTCCGCCGTCCtgcattcttctctcctctccgtcgctggACTTTGCGCTACAGTCCACGCGTTCGCTCGAGCCGGAGTCACTCCTCgacctctcgcttctccctctcctgcttctccgtctcctgcttctccctctcctgcttctccctctcctgcttccccctctgtgtttctctctccacctgcaacgtcgttttctctgtcttctgcgtctccttgcCGGTTGCGAGACTCGCATGGTAGCCTGATTTCGTCCGCATGCGCGGGGGAAATTTATGCGTTGGGGGCCATGGTTTTTTCTGAGTTCCCTTTCGCTTTTCGCGGCAGTGAGCTAGCCGTGCTGACGGCTGCGCTGGTGAAAGCAGGATTCAAGGACAAAGCATTCTACTCCTCTgtcctcgacttccttcttggaactcctccctctccttctccttcttcatctccatcctcttcttcgccgtcgtcgtTTGCTGGCGCTCTTCACAGTGaggtttcttcgttctcgcctgGTCCTCGCCGGCCTCCGGTTGCAGACATGGTTGAATTCCTCGACTTCGAGCCTCGAGCTGTCGCCACGctcttgcatgcgctcgcgACCGCCCCCGTCGAGCTTCCGCGGACCTCGTTGCACCGTGTTTTCCACCTGTTTTCGGACTACCTTGTGACTCCGTACCGAAATCCCATTCACGAAGGCCAGTCAGTCTCTTTTCCAGACTGTggcctcccttcttcgtttcaGGACATCAAAGCCTGTCCAGTGCCCCCTGCTCTGTCgcatccttcttctccttcttcccattctccttcttctcttcattctccttcttcgtgtgCGTCTTTGCctggttctctctcttcttctccgtctgctccttctgtggctcccGACGACGCCTACGGCTTTGCGTCTTTCGTTGCGACTTCTGGatcttcttcggcgtctgcTGGCCTCGCCATGCCTCTGGGGGACCTCTCGCTCGCGGCTCTGGCGACGGTCCTTCGGGCCTTCTTCAAAGTACGCTGCAATCGCCCAGACCTGCTCGAGGCCTCTCGGAGACACCTCGAGGCCGTGGTGCTGCCCTCGCTGGCGAGACAAGCCGCCGAGGCACCCCACACTGCGGAGACTCCTCCCCGGTCTGCCGTctcgcaggagacaggaggcgcgtctccgctgcTTTTTCGAGCGGCGGTCTGCTCGCCGCGCGGGATGTCCGTGACGCAGTCGCTGGTGATTTTTTTCGACATTTTCTCAGCGCAGATTGCAGGCGTTCTCTCGACGCCGGTCGCAGGCGTCGACGCCCGCGAACGGATTCTCCGCGGCGAGGCCTGGGGCTACAGCCGGCAGgtgaacaagagagagaacaggagagaagcgcagcgtctgcatgcgcttgcaACAGTGTCAAACAGAGAGGCAACCATGTCGCCACACGCCGCTCCCGATTCGTCTGCAGAGACCGCTCCGGCCTGCTCAGAAGTCGCTCGAGCCGAGGGAGGCTCTCGCCGCATGCTGCGAGACCTGGGAGGCGTACTGGCGCCCAGAATTGGAGGGATGGACCTCGGCGGCGTCCTCACGCTTTGCTTTGCCCTCTCACGCGTTGCCCATCTTCAAGGCGACCTAA GCGAACTCGTCAACGCAATCGTCCGACGCGCCCGCTGCGCCATgcagagagccgcgagagaTCAGCGCGTCGCCTCTGGCTTTCTCCAGCCAGAggcgggaggagaggagacacgaacgaaggaaagagagaccgagGGAGAGCGccagagcgaggaagcgggGGAGATTGGAGGTCCGTTGCCTGAGGGCGTTGAGGGCCAAGGCTGGAAGGacggagagcagcgaggccGGCTCCCTTCTCAGACTTCGATCCACGGCGACGCGAAAGCCGCAGAGTCCAGCGAGGACATCCTCATGTGCCGCGACGTCAGCAACCTCGCCCAAACCTTCGCGAG ACTGAACATCGCGGACAGcgacttccttctcgccctcgacGCATGGTTGCCCTTCCACTCGGCCGACCTCGCTCCGCAAGACCTCGTCGGGATCCTCTACGCGTTCAGACAGCTGCGCCATGCGCCCAACTTGTGCGTACGCGACgcagtcttcttcgctctgttCCGAGCTACGAATCGCCTGCTGCC GAGCTTCACCCTGCAGCAACTCGTGACGGTGTTGTCCAG cttctcgcgtcttcgaGGCGCTTCTGTTTTCCCCGGCGCTCAAGCgacctttctctccgtctgcgaTCATCTTCTGCAGCACTCTTCCCTTCGTTTCtactcttcctcctcttctcgctcttctccccagtcctcttcttcttctcgctcttctccccaatccttttcctgctttcttcctgcgtcttcttcgctgtcttcgcgccatccgtcgctgtctcctcctcagtCTGCTTCGCACGCAggcagcgaggaagcgacgtACGGGTCGCAGCGGAGATCTGAGAGCCGCAGAAGGGAAGGACGAGACTGCCGAGGCAACGGTGGTCGCAAGAGTCTGCAGagtttgcatgcgcgggagaaaacgaaggcgtGTATTGAGCTGAGTGTTCTGCACCTCGTTCCTTTAGTCGGCGCTCTCGGCAGGATGGCTGTTCGCCACGAGCCGTTCTTCCTGGCGGCAGGGAACTTCTTTTGCGCTGAT GGACTCGACCGCGCGTTCGTCTGGGATTTGCAGTCTCTCAAG gACGCGTACGCTCGCGTCGGCTACGAACACCCTGAGCTGTTTGCGGTCATCGAAAAGCATCTGAACTGCTTGCCCCCGACGGCTGTTCGGCGCGACCGAGCAGACTCGGAGATCTAG
- a CDS encoding hypothetical protein (encoded by transcript TGME49_232990) — protein sequence MPAAGEIETQKSSSPTRSSAKKCECEGATDEADSLQSLATQGARISSTVCPAWRKRRRDATSIQRERERRREGDAAEKKKRRESKNREEETLAGRGGTERETEERRETEERRETEERRETEERRETEERRETEERRETEERRETEERRETEERRETEERRQGRGRE from the coding sequence ATGCCGGCTGCCGGCGAAatcgagacgcagaagtccAGTTCGCCGACCAGAAGCAGTGCGAAGAAATGCGAATGTGAAGgagcgacagacgaggcagaTTCGCTCCAGTCACTCGCGACACAGGGAGCTCGCATCTCCTCGACTGTCTGTCCAGCTTGGAGAaagcgcagaagagacgcgacgtcaatccagagagaaagagagcgcaggagagagggagacgcagcggagaagaagaagaggagagagtcgaagaacagagaggaagagacacttGCAGGTCggggaggaacagagagagagacagaagaacggagagagacagaagaacggagagagacagaagaacggagagagacagaagaacggagagagacagaagaacggagagagacagaagaacggagagagacagaagaacggagagagacagaagaacggagagagacagaagaacggagagagacagaagaacggagacaaggaagagggagagagtaG